A genomic region of Rhipicephalus sanguineus isolate Rsan-2018 chromosome 1, BIME_Rsan_1.4, whole genome shotgun sequence contains the following coding sequences:
- the LOC119394332 gene encoding la-related protein 7 has product MGEVAQSSSTTSLQDSSSTKSEKRKVRRRKKKLFKSIRDQMEFYFSDANLRKDRYMNDLVMRDEEGYVELEVFLTFHKIRALTSDVKDIAGAIATSKLLQMDEEHRRVRRCAEFMAKVDVDECTLYVERLPLHADHAWLKGVFSRHGQVVYVSLPRYRHNNRIKGFAFIEFATPEDVDRACQHFGYQDGSSRHPDGAAERTAVTDEIMAVGVKEEKSEDEDGPPAKRRREESSEAVGHVAFSKDMKVEEDNEDVVTTTDAESSDTGTARGELEVTGMEHSVLARAKRKKKLRKRKKKTQHSESKEQQPSLLVMPKCEWKRLRNKYLALQKATMAQIKRSLLLPPSGYTPAPSPSYTLSSPVQTSLTADSDITLASQEDEAWEMFSDDRGNKEPSSASEATQAPPALEFQPGVIVKLVTEKPVSNTVEFKNNIRQLANVAYVDVMEGDSVAYVRCADPEGAYQFIENQKESFCGALSLLTGDEEKSYWEKINLDRETRRNQKTRQKKRGVEKVMAKAQKMMEKKNLHIRFDDL; this is encoded by the exons ATGGGAGAAGTCGCGCAATCCAGCAGTACAACGTCACTTCAAGACTCCAGTTCGACCAAAAGCGAGAAAAGAAAAGTACGCAGGCGGAAGAAGAAACTGTTCAAGAGCATTCGGGATCAG ATGGAGTTCTACTTCAGCGACGCCAACCTCCGCAAGGATCGTTACATGAACGATCTGGTGATGAGAGATGAGGAAGGAT acgtgGAACTCGAGGTGTTTCTGACATTCCACAAAATCCGGGCCTTAACTTCAGACGTCAAGGACATAGCAGGTGCCATAGCCACATCCAAATTACTACAG ATGGACGAGGAGCACAGACGGGTGCGACGTTGTGCTGAATTCATGGCCAAGGTTGATGTGGATGAGTGCACACTGTACGTTGAGCGGTTACCACTGCACGCTGATCATGCATGGCTGAAAGGGGTCTTCAGTCGGCATGGGCAGGTGGTCTATGTGAGCCTTCCACGGTATCGTCACAACAACCGCATCAAGGGGTTTGCCTTCATCGAGTTTGCCACACCGGAAGATGTTGACAGAGCTTGCCAG CACTTTGGCTATCAGGATGGGAGCAGCAGGCACCCTGACGGGGCGGCAGAGCGCACTGCGGTCACTGATGAAATAATGGCAGTGGGAGTCAAAGAGGAAAAGTCCGAAGATGAAG ATGGTCCTCCAGCgaaaaggaggagagaggagAGCAGTGAAGCAGTGGGACATGTGGCATTTTCCAAAGACATGAAGGTGGAGGAGGACAACGAGGACGTCGTAACCACTACAGACGCTGAGAGCTCGGACACTGGCACAGCAAGAGGGGAGCTTGAAGTGACTGGAATGGAACACTCCGTGTTAGCACGagcgaaaaggaagaagaagttgCGCAAGCGCAAGAAGAAGACGCAACACTCGGAGTCCAAAGAACAGCAACCTTCACTGTTAGTGATGCCAAA GTGCGAATGGAAGCGACTCAGGAACAAGTACCTGGCTTTGCAGAAAGCCACTATGGCACAAATCAAGCGCTCTCTGCTGCTACCACCATCGGGGTACACACCCGCTCCATCCCCAAGCTACACACTCTCATCCCCCGTACAAACATCGTTGACAGCCGACTCCGACATCACTCTCGCATCTCAGGAAGATGAGGCTTGGGAGATGTTTTCAGATGACAGAGGGAACAAGGAGCCATCAAGCGCTTCAGAAGCAACGCAAGCCccaccagcgctggagtttcagCCTGGAGTCATTGTCAAGCTGGTCACCGAGAAGCCAGTCTCTAACACTGTTGAGTTCAAG AACAACATCCGGCAGCTAGCCAATGTGGCATACGTGGATGTTATGGAGGGGGACAGTGTCGCATACGTGCGTTGTGCTGATCCGGAAGGAGCCTACCAGTTCATCGAGAACCAGAAGGAGTCATTCTGTGGTGCCCTCTCCTTGCTTACTG